One window of Papaver somniferum cultivar HN1 chromosome 9, ASM357369v1, whole genome shotgun sequence genomic DNA carries:
- the LOC113313493 gene encoding uncharacterized protein At2g38710-like — MVSANKEMAVFCFDTLLAHFNNSEEAPVPAFQDGQHPLFVTWKKLVNGGEPRLRGCIGTLEPHALIDGFRDYALTSALRDRRFSPIQPEELPVLECTVSVLTDYETASDYLDWEVGTHGIIIKFVDADYNVRRSGTYLPEVAEQQGWTQTEAIDSLMRKAGYNGAITEPLRKQIQLTRYKSTIYTMSYNDYMSYIKTTRGETPSAVGSQT; from the exons ATGGTGTCTGCAAATAAGGAAATGGCTGTTTTTTGCTTCGACACTCTGCTTGCACATTTCAACAACAGTGAAGAAGCTCCTGTACCAGCTTTTCAGGACGGCCAACA CCCATTGTTTGTCACTTGGAAGAAACTGGTTAATGGCGGGGAGCCTCGTCTTCGAGGGTGTATTGGAACTTTAGAACCACATGCATTGATCGATGGGTTCAGGGACTATGCTTTGACTAG TGCTCTTAGGGATCGCCGATTCTCCCCGATACAGCCGGAAGAATTACCTGTTTTGGAATGTACAGTTTCTGTTTTGACGGACTATGAAACTGCTTCAGACTATCTTGATTGGGAG gTTGGAACCCATGGTATTATTATTAAGTTTGTCGATGCTGATTATAACGTGAGACGAAGCGGTACATACTTGCCTGAAGTAGCAGAGCAACAAG GATGGACACAAACTGAGGCAATCGATTCTCTGATGCGTAAAGCTGGCTATAACGGTGCAATCACGGAGCCATTGAGGAAGCAAATTCAGCTGACTCGTTACAAGAGCACGATTTACACCATGAGCTACAATGACTACATGTCCTACATTAAGACAACCAGAGGTGAGACCCCTTCAGCAGTCGGGTCTCAAACCTAG
- the LOC113307658 gene encoding multiple myeloma tumor-associated protein 2 homolog: MYHPSRGGVRGGRDQFKWDDVKVDKHRENYLGHSIKAPVGRWQKGKDLHWYAKDKKSQEADMEAAKAEIQRIKEEEEQAMREALGLAPKRSNRPQGNRLDKHEFSELVKRGSTAEDLGAGHAEAAQVQGLGFARPPKGTLEESSSLPPSQKVVPTEVVNETMQKPPAQESEDEDESRKKRKREEKRQEKHERRHERHEKRHDKHEKRHDKHEKRRSRDSDDKNSYRGDKEKRRRHDSD, encoded by the exons ATGTATCATCCTTCAAGAGGAGGTGTTCGTGGTGGCAGAGATC AGTTTAAATGGGATGACGTGAAGGTCGACAAGCATCGTGAGAACTATCTTGGTCATAGTATCAAGGCCCCAGTTGGGAGATGGCAGAAAG GCAAAGACCTACACTGGTATGCCAAGGACAAGAAATCCCAGGAGGCAGATATGGAAGCTGCAAAAGCCGAGATACAAaggatcaaagaagaagaagaacaggcaATGCGTGAGGCTCTTGGTTTAGCCCCTAAGCGTAGTAATAGACCTCAGGGTAACCGATTAGACAAGCATGAATTCTCCGAGCTCGTGAAGAGAGGGTCTACTGCAGAAGATTTGGGTGCTGGTCATGCTGAAGCAGCTCAGGTTCAAGGTCTTGGCTTTGCAAG ACCTCCAAAAGGCACTTTGGAAGAGTCAAGCTCTCTTCCACCCAGTCAAAAAGTGGTTCCCACTGAAGTGGTGAATGAAACAATGCAAAAACCACCTGCCCAAGaaagtgaagatgaagatgaaagccGAAAGAAAAGGAAACGAGAAGAGAAGAGACAAGAAAAGCACGAGAGGAGACATGAAAGACACGAGAAAAGACatgataaacatgagaaaagacaCGATAAACATGAGAAGCGAAGGTCTCGTGATTCCGATGACAAAAACAGTTACAGAGGAGACAAGGAAAAGAGGAGGAGGCATGATTCTGACTGA